The proteins below come from a single Gimesia alba genomic window:
- a CDS encoding sulfite exporter TauE/SafE family protein, with product MTDFHSTIPLLATIFVASIAGSGHCVGMCGPLMLLAVNRNSASNKKSFGLEALYHAGRLLGYAILGLVAGSLGWMLESGGELAGLQKIAAYVSGVGMILFGSFSLLTIYRKGSIPHFGTAAVGKYLTKFIKKNQRLPQGIRPLGIGLITACLPCGWLYAFLLLAVAARTPLTGSLVMIAFWLGTIPALSLTGLASRLFPQKWNLLGNTLIASLLIVSGIFTMSVRAHADMGELQPKAAGASKSEILKTINDEPLPCCQPKQTD from the coding sequence ATGACGGACTTCCATTCGACAATTCCCTTACTGGCCACGATCTTTGTCGCCAGCATTGCCGGAAGCGGTCACTGTGTGGGAATGTGCGGGCCGTTGATGCTGCTGGCGGTGAATCGCAACTCCGCTTCAAACAAAAAGTCCTTCGGTCTGGAAGCCCTCTATCATGCAGGCCGATTACTGGGTTATGCCATTTTGGGACTTGTCGCCGGCAGCCTGGGCTGGATGCTGGAATCGGGCGGCGAACTGGCGGGCCTGCAGAAAATCGCCGCTTATGTCTCTGGGGTCGGCATGATTCTATTCGGCAGTTTTTCTCTGTTGACCATTTACAGAAAAGGGAGCATTCCGCATTTTGGAACCGCTGCCGTCGGTAAATATCTAACGAAGTTCATCAAAAAGAATCAACGGCTCCCGCAAGGGATCAGGCCGCTGGGAATCGGCTTGATCACCGCCTGTCTCCCCTGCGGCTGGCTCTATGCATTTTTACTGCTGGCCGTCGCCGCCCGAACTCCGCTTACCGGAAGTCTGGTGATGATTGCCTTCTGGCTGGGAACCATCCCGGCCTTATCACTGACCGGACTGGCCAGCCGTCTGTTCCCGCAGAAGTGGAACCTGCTAGGCAACACCCTGATTGCCAGCCTGCTCATCGTCAGCGGCATCTTTACCATGAGTGTACGTGCTCATGCAGATATGGGAGAATTACAACCAAAAGCCGCGGGAGCATCAAAGTCGGAAATTCTGAAAACCATCAACGACGAACCGCTTCCCTGTTGCCAGCCAAAACAGACCGATTAA
- a CDS encoding FixH family protein, with the protein MSVAGTITTDAEQSAETLARWTWCGVIFSFLGLQILLSSVAVFLATSDPSNVIVEGYYEQAISWDKQRQTQAESDALGWKSVVTLEAAPDMLQKPKLELSLLNQADSPVENSQVEGLLFHHARAGDVFKIHFKETSPGHYAALVPINKPGLWELSIAASGSEGTFQEKKQFLLKPSGELKNLQAQH; encoded by the coding sequence ATGTCAGTTGCTGGGACCATAACGACCGACGCAGAGCAATCTGCGGAAACATTAGCCCGCTGGACCTGGTGCGGCGTGATCTTCTCATTTCTTGGATTGCAGATTCTGCTTTCTTCTGTTGCCGTCTTCCTGGCGACCAGCGATCCTTCAAACGTCATTGTCGAAGGCTATTACGAGCAGGCGATCTCCTGGGACAAACAACGTCAAACACAGGCAGAAAGTGATGCGCTGGGATGGAAATCTGTTGTTACTCTGGAAGCGGCTCCAGATATGCTCCAGAAACCCAAACTGGAACTCTCTCTGCTGAATCAGGCCGACAGCCCCGTAGAAAACAGCCAGGTGGAAGGCCTGTTGTTTCATCATGCCAGGGCAGGGGACGTCTTCAAAATTCATTTTAAAGAAACCAGTCCAGGGCATTATGCAGCACTGGTTCCGATAAACAAGCCAGGTCTCTGGGAACTTTCGATCGCTGCGTCCGGCAGTGAAGGCACGTTTCAGGAAAAGAAACAATTTCTGCTCAAACCGTCGGGAGAGTTAAAAAATCTCCAGGCACAACACTGA
- the ccoG gene encoding cytochrome c oxidase accessory protein CcoG gives MNDQLLEPEEHVLSTLEKDGSRRWIYPRLFMGKYWTRRRAVGYLLIIIFIALPHIKINSSPAFFLNIARREFTIFGFKFLPTDTLLLAFFMISLFLSIFLLTALFGRVWCGWACPQTIYLEFVYRPIERLFCGTTGHGGKPHKSVPIIRRLMMYGTYLIISMVLAHTFLAYFVSVDELHRWVQQSPFTHPTGFLVMTATVVLMMFNFSFFREQLCTIACPYGRFQSVLLDRRSLIVSYDKQRGEPRGKISKQKTAEQHGDCIDCGQCVRACPTGIDIRDGLQMECLHCTQCMDACDEIMVKVERPTGLVRYSCQDEIEGKPTKKLRPRVIIYPLLLLLSVSAFTVTLINKKSFDVTVMRNYGNPFIVTDDDFVENNLQIKLVNRTDLPDEYEFKLPDNTDVKMEIMASPDLKARETKTIPLLVSAPRDSFVTGLREVELTIRSQKNSEERTVTCQLLGP, from the coding sequence ATGAATGACCAACTTCTAGAACCCGAGGAACATGTTCTATCAACACTGGAGAAAGATGGCTCTCGTCGCTGGATCTACCCCCGTCTTTTCATGGGCAAATACTGGACCAGACGCCGCGCCGTGGGTTACCTGCTGATCATCATTTTTATTGCGTTACCTCATATCAAGATCAATTCCAGTCCCGCCTTCTTTTTGAATATCGCCAGACGGGAATTTACCATCTTCGGTTTCAAATTCCTGCCGACTGATACGCTCTTGCTGGCGTTTTTCATGATCTCGCTGTTTTTGTCGATCTTCCTGTTAACGGCATTATTCGGGCGCGTCTGGTGCGGCTGGGCATGCCCGCAGACGATTTACCTGGAATTTGTTTACCGCCCGATTGAACGATTATTCTGTGGGACTACTGGCCATGGTGGCAAACCGCATAAATCGGTTCCCATTATCCGACGACTGATGATGTATGGCACCTATCTAATCATTTCCATGGTGCTGGCGCATACCTTCCTGGCCTATTTTGTGAGTGTCGACGAACTCCATCGCTGGGTTCAGCAGTCACCATTTACGCACCCGACCGGCTTCCTGGTGATGACGGCCACCGTGGTTCTGATGATGTTTAACTTCTCATTTTTCCGAGAACAGCTTTGCACAATTGCCTGTCCTTACGGCCGCTTTCAATCGGTGCTGCTGGACCGGCGATCCTTAATTGTCAGCTATGATAAACAACGCGGAGAACCGCGAGGCAAAATCAGCAAGCAAAAAACCGCAGAACAACATGGCGACTGTATCGACTGTGGCCAATGCGTGCGTGCCTGTCCCACCGGTATCGATATTCGTGACGGCTTACAGATGGAGTGCCTTCACTGCACCCAGTGTATGGACGCCTGCGATGAAATCATGGTGAAAGTGGAACGTCCCACCGGACTGGTGCGTTACTCTTGTCAGGATGAAATTGAAGGTAAACCAACCAAAAAGCTGCGGCCGCGCGTGATCATCTACCCTTTGCTACTGCTATTGTCCGTTTCTGCGTTTACAGTCACTCTGATCAATAAAAAATCTTTTGATGTGACCGTGATGCGGAATTATGGGAACCCGTTTATTGTGACCGACGATGATTTCGTCGAAAATAACCTACAGATCAAACTGGTCAACCGAACGGATCTGCCCGACGAATATGAATTTAAACTGCCGGACAACACCGACGTCAAAATGGAGATCATGGCGAGTCCCGACCTGAAAGCACGCGAAACCAAAACGATTCCACTCTTAGTTTCCGCCCCCCGCGATTCGTTTGTCACCGGTTTACGTGAAGTGGAACTCACCATCCGTTCCCAGAAAAATTCCGAAGAGAGGACAGTCACATGTCAGTTGCTGGGACCATAA